A region of Oculatellaceae cyanobacterium DNA encodes the following proteins:
- a CDS encoding phycobiliprotein lyase has translation MDVQEFFQLSAGKWFSQRTSHHLAFKQSESGKSDIVIENVAPNDPEVIQLCEQYEVDPKLALSAARVTWNGTMEWDEEKHSGSTVMVPIADPNKPNEGKLLRSVGYAEKAPVAGRYIMGSDDAFTLITEYETMYSEERIWFASPNLRLRTSTLKRFGGFSMATFCSEIRLGVTQPAAQATDTAASV, from the coding sequence ATGGATGTTCAAGAATTTTTCCAACTAAGTGCCGGAAAATGGTTTTCCCAGCGTACTAGCCACCATTTAGCTTTCAAGCAATCAGAAAGTGGCAAGTCAGATATTGTCATTGAGAACGTAGCACCAAATGACCCCGAAGTTATTCAGCTTTGTGAACAATACGAAGTTGATCCTAAATTAGCTTTGAGTGCAGCCCGCGTCACTTGGAACGGCACAATGGAATGGGACGAAGAAAAACACTCTGGTTCCACCGTCATGGTACCAATTGCCGATCCTAATAAACCCAACGAAGGCAAGTTGCTACGGTCTGTTGGCTATGCTGAAAAAGCTCCCGTTGCGGGTCGCTATATTATGGGTAGCGATGATGCTTTCACCTTAATTACCGAGTATGAAACCATGTACTCGGAAGAACGTATCTGGTTTGCCAGCCCTAATTTGAGACTACGCACCAGCACCTTAAAACGCTTTGGTGGTTTCAGTATGGCGACGTTTTGCTCAGAAATTCGCCTGGGTGTAACGCAACCAGCAGCGCAAGCAACAGACACCGCCGCTAGTGTTTAA
- a CDS encoding PAS domain S-box protein translates to MIPEQMQILHESCRDDIALKLLPNILSAIETRSERTQMPISFQAALLDQVCNAVIATDVEGKIIYWNRFAHSLFQWTAEEVIGKHICNVIIAKDIPQEATAILVNPDQATVWQGSFVTQRKDDTQFVADVTHAVIRDVDGLKGFLSVYVDATDRKRSEVALKQSAANLKAIFNSSLQAVVMIDWDYKIQAFNKTANDWTVKIYQKNLNDCSSINDFLVADEIYDFHRAFNAAIKGKSLKIEKLFKGIKGDSYWFEINYCPVLDEANQVIGVCQVALNIDQQKKAIDELAKSEERFRSLVQNSSDIITILEANGTVRYVSPSVKLILGYQPEDLVGKNVFDYIHPQDQSSAKSKFAERLKQPGVVGLTELRLHHGSGKWIDVEVAVNNLLQEASTKGVVVNCRDISERKQAEIVLKQQTIREQALHRFTRMMRSYLDLETICAIAVQEISQILQVERVEIQQYLPYDQVWLIIAEYPQQTGELSSLGVEVPDVDYEISSQLKQLQVVKIQNTDNEDAEVSKINPKYQGACLLVPLQFQQHLWGSLNLCNHADEWQQSQVELVSAIADQLAIAIQQAQLYQQSSAINADLESQVQERTAQLEQKVEELEQLNILKDDFLSTVSHELRTPLSNMKMAIQMLKIAPTSERRQRYLDILESECSRETELINDLLDLQRLEVASYSITLEKINLLEWIPTIITPFHSRIQQHQQNLKVDLSPDLPIMVSDRTSLGRIISELLHNACKYTPPGDQIIFNVSYTPNYSNKTVEQSNLIIFTISNHAEIPASELPRIFDKFYRVPNADPWKQGGTGLGLALVKKLIQQMEGTIQVESNGGWTTFIVQIPHRPSEQLRSANPRMLI, encoded by the coding sequence ATGATACCGGAACAAATGCAGATATTGCATGAATCTTGTAGAGATGACATCGCCCTGAAGCTGTTGCCCAATATTCTGTCAGCTATCGAAACTAGATCTGAACGGACACAAATGCCCATAAGTTTCCAAGCTGCCCTTCTAGATCAAGTTTGTAACGCGGTCATAGCTACTGATGTAGAAGGTAAAATAATTTATTGGAACCGTTTTGCTCACAGTCTTTTTCAATGGACAGCAGAAGAAGTTATTGGTAAACATATCTGTAATGTGATTATTGCTAAGGATATTCCCCAGGAAGCAACAGCAATTCTGGTGAATCCGGATCAAGCTACTGTGTGGCAAGGTAGTTTTGTTACTCAACGTAAAGATGACACCCAGTTTGTGGCGGATGTCACTCATGCTGTCATCCGAGATGTTGATGGGCTTAAAGGTTTTCTTAGTGTTTATGTAGACGCGACAGACCGCAAACGTTCAGAAGTAGCTTTGAAACAATCAGCAGCAAACTTAAAAGCAATTTTTAATAGCAGCTTGCAAGCTGTTGTGATGATTGATTGGGATTATAAAATTCAAGCATTTAATAAAACAGCTAATGATTGGACTGTAAAAATTTATCAGAAGAATTTGAATGACTGTAGTTCAATTAATGATTTTCTGGTTGCAGATGAAATTTATGATTTTCATCGCGCCTTTAATGCTGCTATCAAAGGTAAATCATTAAAAATAGAAAAGTTATTTAAGGGAATTAAAGGCGATAGTTATTGGTTTGAAATTAATTATTGTCCTGTATTGGATGAAGCTAACCAAGTAATCGGTGTTTGTCAAGTTGCACTCAATATTGACCAACAGAAAAAAGCAATTGATGAACTAGCAAAAAGTGAAGAGCGTTTTCGTTCTTTGGTTCAAAACTCATCTGATATTATTACTATATTAGAGGCAAACGGAACTGTACGCTATGTCAGCCCTTCTGTAAAGTTAATTTTGGGTTATCAACCAGAAGATCTGGTTGGTAAAAACGTTTTTGACTACATTCATCCGCAAGATCAATCAAGTGCTAAAAGTAAATTTGCTGAAAGGTTAAAACAACCAGGGGTAGTGGGATTAACTGAGCTAAGATTGCATCATGGATCAGGTAAGTGGATTGATGTTGAGGTAGCAGTTAATAACCTTCTGCAAGAAGCTAGTACAAAAGGCGTGGTTGTTAACTGTCGTGATATTAGCGAACGCAAACAAGCAGAAATAGTATTAAAACAACAAACAATACGAGAGCAAGCTTTGCATAGGTTTACGCGAATGATGCGTAGTTACCTAGATTTAGAAACAATTTGTGCGATCGCTGTTCAAGAAATCAGTCAAATATTGCAAGTTGAGCGTGTGGAAATTCAGCAGTATTTGCCCTACGATCAAGTTTGGTTGATTATTGCTGAGTATCCGCAACAGACAGGAGAATTAAGCAGTTTGGGGGTGGAGGTTCCTGATGTTGATTATGAAATTAGCTCCCAACTCAAGCAGTTACAAGTAGTCAAGATTCAAAATACTGACAATGAAGATGCGGAAGTAAGCAAGATTAACCCCAAATATCAAGGCGCTTGCTTATTAGTACCGTTGCAATTTCAACAGCACCTTTGGGGTAGTTTAAATTTGTGTAACCATGCTGATGAATGGCAACAATCACAAGTAGAATTAGTTAGTGCGATCGCAGATCAGTTAGCGATCGCAATTCAGCAAGCACAACTTTATCAACAAAGTTCAGCAATTAACGCTGACTTAGAAAGCCAAGTGCAAGAACGCACTGCCCAACTAGAACAAAAAGTTGAAGAATTAGAGCAACTTAATATTCTTAAAGACGATTTTCTTAGCACAGTTTCCCACGAACTGAGAACGCCGTTATCAAATATGAAAATGGCAATCCAAATGCTTAAAATCGCTCCTACCAGCGAACGCCGTCAGCGATATTTAGACATATTAGAATCTGAGTGCAGTAGAGAAACAGAACTAATTAACGATCTTTTAGATTTGCAGAGGTTAGAAGTTGCTAGTTACTCCATCACTCTAGAAAAAATCAATCTTCTAGAATGGATACCTACGATCATCACACCTTTTCACTCTCGTATTCAGCAACATCAGCAAAATTTGAAGGTTGATCTCTCACCAGATTTGCCCATAATGGTTTCAGATCGTACTAGCTTAGGTAGAATTATTTCAGAACTACTCCACAATGCCTGTAAATATACCCCTCCTGGCGATCAAATTATTTTCAACGTCAGTTATACACCTAATTATTCCAATAAAACTGTAGAACAATCCAATTTAATTATTTTTACAATCAGTAACCACGCAGAAATCCCAGCATCTGAACTACCACGTATTTTTGACAAGTTTTATCGGGTTCCAAATGCTGACCCTTGGAAGCAAGGTGGTACAGGTTTAGGACTGGCGCTGGTAAAAAAACTGATTCAACAGATGGAGGGAACTATTCAAGTTGAAAGCAATGGGGGATGGACAACATTTATAGTTCAAATTCCACACCGTCCTAGTGAGCAGTTGAGATCGGCAAATCCGAGAATGTTAATTTAA
- a CDS encoding L,D-transpeptidase yields MFTKPKVPALLRGSSTQQGRNFVSNVANNSRLVVDLSDRRSYVYHNEQLSASYPVAIGKEGWQTPTGSFKVLQMRKNPVWRHPLTGEVVQKGVNNPLGSRWIGFWSDGRSQIGFHGTNDKQLVGQAVSHGCLRMENQDIEKIYEKVAIGTPVIVRE; encoded by the coding sequence ATGTTTACCAAACCAAAAGTACCAGCTTTATTACGTGGCTCGTCTACTCAGCAGGGAAGGAATTTTGTATCTAACGTAGCTAACAATTCTCGGTTAGTTGTCGATTTAAGCGATCGCCGCAGCTATGTTTATCACAATGAGCAACTGAGTGCAAGTTATCCTGTGGCTATAGGAAAAGAAGGTTGGCAAACCCCCACAGGTAGCTTCAAAGTATTGCAAATGCGAAAGAATCCTGTGTGGCGGCATCCACTTACAGGTGAAGTTGTGCAAAAGGGTGTAAATAATCCTTTAGGATCTCGCTGGATTGGGTTTTGGTCTGATGGACGGTCACAAATTGGCTTTCATGGCACTAATGATAAGCAGTTAGTGGGTCAAGCTGTTTCTCATGGCTGTTTACGGATGGAAAATCAAGATATTGAGAAGATTTATGAAAAGGTGGCTATTGGAACACCTGTGATTGTGCGTGAGTAA
- a CDS encoding M23 family metallopeptidase, with the protein MQASSIATSLTLGIAASLLAIASPAKALQVLRVEPQSPKLGDTLSVVVQLDNQFYSVSPSVKMGDKTYPAFLIGTNQYRAFVPTTPLNKAGNWKMLATGDGEVKNFTVNVRSRSFPVQRINLPPGKAGVSATPLELKRVAAWRSLVTPQKFWNGAFIKPNAGRISSVYGVRRYYNGVFAKDYYHRGVDYAGGYGSPVVAPAAGRVVLVGKESQGFRVHGNVVGIDHGQGVNSIFMHLSRTNVKEGDFVQPGQLIGAIGSTGASTGPHLHWGLYVNGLSVDPTLWRSSGLN; encoded by the coding sequence TTGCAAGCATCATCAATCGCTACAAGCCTTACTCTGGGAATCGCTGCTAGTTTATTAGCGATCGCATCCCCAGCAAAAGCTTTGCAAGTTCTTCGTGTAGAACCGCAAAGTCCCAAATTGGGAGATACGCTCTCAGTAGTGGTGCAATTAGATAACCAGTTTTATAGCGTCAGTCCTAGTGTGAAGATGGGTGACAAGACTTACCCAGCTTTTTTGATTGGTACAAATCAATATCGCGCATTTGTACCCACCACCCCATTAAATAAAGCTGGTAACTGGAAAATGCTTGCTACTGGGGATGGAGAGGTAAAAAATTTCACAGTCAACGTGCGATCGCGTTCCTTCCCAGTCCAAAGAATAAATTTACCCCCTGGAAAAGCTGGCGTATCCGCAACCCCATTGGAACTTAAGCGTGTAGCTGCGTGGAGAAGCTTAGTAACGCCTCAAAAATTCTGGAATGGAGCATTTATCAAGCCGAACGCGGGACGAATTAGCTCGGTTTATGGAGTACGCCGTTACTACAATGGCGTATTTGCTAAAGACTATTACCATCGTGGAGTAGATTATGCTGGCGGCTATGGTTCACCAGTAGTTGCTCCCGCAGCAGGACGGGTGGTATTAGTAGGTAAGGAATCACAAGGTTTCCGTGTTCATGGTAATGTTGTTGGCATCGATCACGGTCAAGGTGTTAATAGCATATTTATGCACCTCAGCCGCACTAATGTCAAAGAAGGGGATTTTGTGCAACCTGGTCAACTAATTGGTGCAATTGGTTCAACAGGCGCTTCCACAGGCCCCCATTTACATTGGGGATTATATGTCAATGGACTTTCTGTTGATCCAACTCTTTGGCGCTCTTCAGGATTAAACTAA
- a CDS encoding HEAT repeat domain-containing protein, with the protein MNNLTLEQLATQLESENLRDRMVALASLRDVPAADAVPLIKKVLEDDNLQLRSMAVFALGVKATAECYPILVKLLENDPDYGIRADAAGALGYLEDIRAFEALVRAFYEDTDWLVRFSAAVALGNLKDPRAYDVLIQALNAKEVVVQQAAIAALGEIKAIDAVDHILRFAQSEDWLVRQRLAESLGHLPSPKSISALKYLAKDHHNHVSEAALYSLKNLGESPN; encoded by the coding sequence ATGAACAATCTAACATTAGAGCAATTAGCTACTCAACTAGAAAGTGAAAATTTGCGCGATCGCATGGTCGCTCTTGCCTCACTGCGCGACGTTCCAGCAGCAGATGCTGTACCTTTAATTAAAAAAGTATTAGAAGACGACAACCTGCAATTACGCTCAATGGCAGTGTTTGCCCTGGGAGTAAAAGCTACTGCTGAATGCTATCCCATTTTAGTAAAATTGCTAGAAAATGACCCCGACTATGGCATTCGTGCTGATGCTGCGGGTGCTTTAGGTTACTTAGAAGATATTCGTGCCTTTGAAGCTTTAGTCCGCGCCTTCTATGAAGATACAGATTGGTTAGTACGCTTTAGCGCGGCTGTAGCACTAGGTAACTTAAAAGATCCCCGCGCCTACGATGTATTAATTCAAGCTTTAAATGCCAAAGAAGTAGTAGTACAACAAGCTGCGATCGCGGCTTTAGGTGAAATTAAAGCAATAGATGCAGTCGATCACATCCTGCGTTTTGCTCAATCTGAAGATTGGTTAGTTCGTCAACGGTTAGCAGAATCTCTCGGTCATCTTCCCAGCCCGAAAAGTATCTCTGCGTTAAAATACCTAGCCAAAGATCATCATAATCATGTCTCTGAGGCAGCACTATACTCACTCAAAAACTTGGGAGAAAGCCCCAATTAA
- a CDS encoding sigma-70 family RNA polymerase sigma factor, translating into MSQSIPVSWSTVEAISQASVQPDKLANYDLILRCQEGVRPDRAGFAELMRRYQSHVDRILYHLAPDWQDRSDLAQEVWIRVYRNLKRLNEPEKFRGWLSRIATNLFYDELRKRKRVSHPLSLDAPRMVDDGEMNWEIASDKPSPDEDLTTREFYDQLREAIADLPEVFRTTIVLREIEGMAYEEIAEITGVSLGTVKSRIARARTRLQSQLQGYLDS; encoded by the coding sequence ATGAGTCAATCAATTCCTGTATCTTGGTCAACCGTTGAGGCAATTTCTCAAGCGTCGGTGCAACCTGATAAACTAGCAAATTATGACTTAATTTTGCGCTGTCAAGAGGGAGTTCGCCCTGATCGTGCTGGCTTTGCCGAATTGATGCGTCGATATCAATCCCACGTTGACAGAATTTTGTACCATTTAGCTCCCGACTGGCAAGACCGCTCAGATCTGGCTCAAGAAGTTTGGATTCGAGTTTATCGTAATCTCAAACGTCTAAATGAACCGGAAAAATTTCGTGGCTGGTTAAGTAGGATTGCTACTAACTTGTTTTACGATGAACTGCGGAAGCGTAAGCGCGTTTCTCATCCATTATCTTTAGACGCTCCCCGGATGGTAGATGATGGCGAAATGAATTGGGAAATTGCTTCAGATAAGCCGAGTCCTGATGAAGATTTGACCACCCGCGAGTTTTACGATCAACTACGGGAAGCGATCGCAGATTTACCAGAAGTATTTCGCACTACAATTGTGTTGCGGGAAATAGAAGGAATGGCTTACGAGGAAATAGCGGAAATTACAGGCGTTTCTTTGGGAACTGTAAAATCAAGAATTGCCAGGGCAAGAACCCGATTACAAAGTCAACTGCAAGGCTACCTGGATAGTTAA
- a CDS encoding late competence development ComFB family protein, giving the protein MSIQKIVEQALHDGYLTPAMEAEVGRICDTASELSIEEYMALDRLMGSLLTGEVVAVPRKQFINVMEELVLTEAIARVAEIEATSDRILDVGDIAAYALNRLPPLYATTEEGASYQRMRAKEELQELITQQVSEAIARNLDRPEFFPERQAIGKGSGKDILTQVSGLLQVYAPDFEQTAPSSSD; this is encoded by the coding sequence ATGAGTATTCAAAAAATAGTTGAACAAGCATTGCATGATGGTTATTTAACACCAGCGATGGAAGCTGAAGTGGGACGGATTTGTGATACCGCCTCAGAGCTTTCTATCGAAGAATATATGGCGTTGGATCGCTTGATGGGATCGCTGTTGACGGGTGAAGTGGTTGCTGTACCTCGCAAGCAATTCATCAACGTCATGGAAGAATTGGTGTTAACAGAAGCAATCGCTCGTGTAGCTGAAATTGAAGCGACAAGTGATCGCATCCTCGATGTTGGTGATATTGCCGCGTATGCCCTCAATCGACTGCCTCCCCTATATGCTACGACTGAAGAAGGCGCAAGCTACCAAAGAATGCGAGCTAAAGAAGAACTTCAGGAATTAATTACCCAGCAAGTCAGCGAAGCGATCGCCCGCAACCTTGACAGACCCGAATTCTTTCCAGAACGACAAGCGATCGGCAAAGGTAGTGGCAAAGATATTCTTACCCAAGTTAGCGGCTTACTACAAGTTTACGCTCCTGACTTTGAACAAACCGCCCCTAGTAGTAGCGATTAG
- the leuS gene encoding leucine--tRNA ligase, protein MESRYNPASIEEKWQQNWAEHGLDQTPTDSDKPKFYALSMFPYPSGTLHMGHVRNYVITDVIARLKRMQGERVLHPMGWDAFGLPAENAAIERGIQPAKWTYQNIAQMKAQLQRLGLSLDWDREVTTCSPDYYKWTQWIFLQFFDAGLAYQKEAAVNWDPIDQTVLANEQVDNEGRSWRSGAKVERKLLRQWFLKITDYAEQLLNDLDKLTGWPERVKLMQANWIGKSVGAYLEFPIVGINEKIGVFTTRPDTVYGVSYVVLAPEHPLTAQVTTPEQQQVVEAFINEVKSQSELERTAEDKPKRGIPTGGKAINPFTGEEIPIWIADYVLYEYGTGAVMGVPAHDVRDFQFANQNELAIKVVIVPPGENTAETPELNAAYTEPGIMINSGDFDGMQSTEGKQAIVEYAEKQGFGKARIQYRLRDWLISRQRYWGAPIPVIHCPKCGTVPVPDTDLPVMLPEDVEFSGRGSPLGQLESWLNVPCPSCGTPAKRETDTMDTFIDSSWYFLRYPDAKNNQQAFDPAKTNDWMPVDQYVGGIEHAILHLLYSRFFVKVLRDRGLINFDEPFQRLLTQGMVQGMTYKNLATGKYIPAAQVDPANPKDPETGDTLEVFYEKMSKSKYNGIAPEDVLAKYGVDTARMFILFKAPPEKDLEWDDADVEGQSRFLNRVWRLVTDFAPKNPQPVLPPAGDEEEVKSEDAEAEEDVTASLPQWQQILQQGTQVLSDLPDYVGKFVSTYKKPLITLGLISAGAIAVYLTVTLLDAVNHIPLLEPIFQLIGFGYATWFAARNLVLASTRQKFFAKLQTLKPQILTKNPAPETKTEAAPTPQPSSTPTEEQPTSEDKSANQTPTPDSQSPTAAEKELRRAIHTAIKEITEDLEGDYQFNTGVSELMKLSNALNDATCKDSPIYAEGIETLIRLIAPFAPHIAEELWHSIGHTDSVHTQAWPKADPDALIADEITLVIQIMGKTRGTIKVPAQADRDALEKYARESEFTQRFIEGKEIKKVVVVPGKLVNFVLAK, encoded by the coding sequence GTGGAGTCACGTTACAACCCAGCATCTATAGAGGAAAAGTGGCAACAGAACTGGGCGGAACATGGCTTAGATCAAACCCCCACAGATAGTGACAAGCCAAAATTCTATGCCCTGTCTATGTTTCCCTATCCATCGGGAACCCTGCACATGGGTCATGTCCGTAACTATGTAATCACGGATGTAATTGCCCGACTTAAACGGATGCAGGGAGAGCGTGTACTTCATCCTATGGGCTGGGATGCCTTTGGACTACCTGCTGAAAATGCTGCCATTGAGCGAGGTATTCAGCCAGCAAAATGGACTTATCAAAATATTGCTCAAATGAAGGCGCAATTACAGCGCTTGGGTCTTTCTCTTGACTGGGATAGAGAAGTTACTACCTGCTCACCAGATTATTACAAGTGGACGCAGTGGATTTTCTTGCAGTTTTTCGATGCTGGACTGGCTTACCAAAAAGAAGCAGCAGTTAACTGGGATCCGATTGATCAAACAGTATTAGCCAATGAACAGGTAGATAACGAAGGACGTTCCTGGCGTTCTGGTGCGAAAGTTGAGCGCAAACTACTACGCCAATGGTTCCTCAAAATTACCGACTACGCAGAACAACTGCTGAATGATTTAGATAAATTGACAGGTTGGCCTGAGCGTGTGAAATTAATGCAGGCTAACTGGATTGGTAAATCGGTTGGTGCATACCTAGAATTCCCGATTGTGGGAATAAATGAAAAAATTGGTGTCTTTACTACCCGCCCAGATACAGTTTACGGCGTTAGCTATGTTGTTCTTGCTCCAGAACATCCTTTAACGGCTCAGGTTACTACACCAGAACAACAACAAGTAGTAGAAGCATTTATTAATGAAGTTAAGAGTCAAAGTGAGCTAGAACGTACTGCTGAAGATAAGCCAAAACGTGGTATTCCAACTGGTGGTAAGGCTATAAACCCTTTCACTGGCGAAGAAATTCCCATCTGGATTGCCGATTATGTGTTGTATGAATACGGCACGGGTGCCGTGATGGGTGTACCTGCTCATGATGTGCGAGACTTCCAGTTTGCTAATCAGAATGAACTAGCTATCAAGGTGGTAATTGTTCCTCCAGGGGAGAATACAGCAGAAACGCCTGAGCTAAATGCTGCTTATACAGAACCAGGAATTATGATTAATTCCGGTGACTTCGATGGTATGCAGTCTACCGAAGGCAAACAGGCAATTGTTGAATATGCTGAAAAACAAGGTTTTGGTAAAGCGCGGATTCAATATCGTTTGCGAGATTGGTTAATTTCTCGTCAGCGTTACTGGGGTGCGCCTATTCCAGTAATTCACTGCCCGAAGTGCGGGACTGTGCCAGTTCCAGATACAGATTTGCCAGTGATGTTGCCGGAAGATGTAGAATTTTCAGGTCGTGGTTCTCCTTTGGGGCAGTTAGAAAGCTGGCTCAATGTACCTTGTCCTAGCTGTGGTACGCCTGCCAAGCGTGAAACTGACACGATGGATACATTTATTGATTCATCCTGGTATTTCCTCCGCTATCCTGACGCAAAAAACAATCAGCAAGCGTTTGATCCAGCCAAAACTAATGACTGGATGCCTGTAGACCAGTATGTAGGTGGAATTGAACACGCAATTCTGCATTTACTATATTCGCGGTTTTTTGTCAAAGTTTTACGCGATCGCGGTCTGATCAATTTTGATGAACCATTCCAACGCTTGCTAACTCAGGGAATGGTGCAAGGGATGACCTATAAAAATCTTGCAACAGGCAAATACATTCCAGCAGCACAGGTAGATCCAGCTAACCCCAAAGATCCTGAAACTGGAGATACTTTAGAAGTCTTCTATGAAAAGATGTCCAAGTCTAAGTACAATGGCATTGCTCCAGAAGACGTGCTAGCTAAGTATGGGGTAGATACGGCGCGGATGTTTATTTTATTTAAAGCGCCACCAGAAAAAGACTTGGAATGGGATGATGCGGACGTAGAAGGACAATCCCGATTCCTCAACCGAGTTTGGAGGTTAGTAACAGATTTTGCTCCTAAAAATCCCCAACCTGTTTTACCTCCTGCTGGGGATGAAGAGGAGGTAAAAAGCGAAGATGCTGAAGCTGAAGAAGATGTTACAGCATCATTACCTCAATGGCAGCAGATTTTACAGCAAGGAACTCAAGTGTTGTCTGATTTGCCTGATTACGTAGGTAAGTTTGTTAGCACATACAAAAAACCATTAATTACCCTGGGTTTGATTAGTGCAGGTGCGATCGCAGTTTATCTCACCGTAACTTTGCTAGATGCGGTTAATCATATACCACTGCTAGAACCAATTTTCCAACTAATCGGTTTTGGATATGCAACTTGGTTTGCTGCTCGTAATTTGGTATTAGCATCTACTCGCCAAAAGTTTTTCGCAAAACTGCAAACACTTAAACCCCAGATTCTCACCAAAAATCCTGCACCTGAAACTAAAACAGAAGCAGCGCCTACTCCTCAACCCTCATCTACACCTACTGAGGAACAACCAACTTCTGAAGATAAATCAGCTAACCAAACTCCAACTCCTGATTCCCAATCCCCAACAGCAGCAGAAAAAGAATTGCGGCGGGCAATTCACACAGCTATTAAGGAGATTACAGAGGATTTAGAAGGCGATTATCAATTTAATACTGGCGTTTCCGAATTAATGAAACTCAGCAACGCCTTAAATGATGCTACCTGCAAAGACTCACCAATTTATGCAGAAGGTATTGAAACATTGATTCGCTTGATAGCGCCCTTTGCGCCTCATATTGCTGAGGAACTTTGGCATAGTATTGGTCATACTGATTCAGTACACACCCAAGCTTGGCCTAAAGCTGATCCAGATGCCTTAATTGCTGATGAAATTACTTTAGTAATTCAAATCATGGGCAAAACTCGTGGCACAATTAAAGTCCCTGCTCAAGCAGACCGGGATGCGTTAGAAAAATATGCTCGTGAATCTGAATTTACCCAACGCTTTATTGAGGGTAAGGAGATTAAAAAAGTGGTTGTTGTACCTGGTAAGTTGGTGAACTTTGTTTTAGCAAAATAA